The DNA segment AGAAGAGTcttattaaacaaaatataaattaataccaCCCACCAAACTTAATAAATTTAGTTCTTGTAAAAAAGAGTATTAGATTTTCTCATGAAAtataagaaagaaagataggacaaaaaggaaaaaatagagACAGACaagaaagaacaaaaaaacACATAACACAAAGTTTCAATAGAGATAAAgaagaaagaacaaaaaaacacataaataaAGTTTCATTATTTTGAATGTAATGTAAACTAGAGTACAGCATCGTATATaaagacaaataaaaaaataaaataaaaagactcCAAGTCTAGCAGGATAATAACAGAAAATTCAATATATTCTCTCAGACGGGAGAATGTATATTCAACATTCCTagtttaaaaaccatttttctattaattttgcGATCAAGAATTTTAGTAAGAGATCAGTTTGTTGATCAGTGATTCTCTGCCGGTCGGTACTGGACGAGTCTGTTGTTTAGTCTCGATAACCGATCGCATCAAAATACATTTAAGGTACTTAATAAATTATAGCAATGATAGTTATGAGAACTCCTTACAAATCATGATCATATCCCACTGAATTCGGGTGACATTCCTGAAAAATTAGCTAACAATGATTTAGTGAAAGATATTGATTTATTATACATTCTCCATATATATCAATATATTTTCCTATAAATTAGGGATCATGCTATAAATAAGTTAACAACTTATATTTGATAGATTTGGTCTATCACAACAAAGATCCAtgactaaacactataaataaaccttCTACAAAGGTGTAAGGTACGGTTTAATCAATTTATCACTATATACTATTAACACatagtacttacttgatcgttaGAGTACCTTTTTCAAGTCAACCATGATTGAGCACCAACAATTAAAGGAGAAGACTTGGAGTGAGGAGTGAGGAGCGAGAAGGCAACCGACACATCAACAATTGTACAACTATTTTCAAGTACTATATAGACTCACTTTGTCTATACAAGTACATGTTCGTATGGGCAAAAAGTGAGACAACTAAAATTGAAGATTCTCTTTTACATAATCAATGTCAATATGTTTTGTTCACTCATGGAAGTTGGAATTTGTTGTAATATGTCTTGTTGCTTGATTATCACAGTATAAACTAGATACAAAGTAGGGAGTGATATGCAGATCATCAAAATGGTAGATCAAAACACTATAATTCATATGTAATGGTTGCAAAAGCTCTATATATATTCCGCTTTGGATGAAGAACTATATATACACGGTcctttatttcttaattttctatGATATCAAAGAATCTTTGgagaaaattcaaaattaagtGACATAACGAAGTTTGTTACACCACCATAAACCCAATTAAAATCATTGAAGCTTTTCAACTGAATAAAgttagaagaaaagaaaatgccTGACATGATGAATGTTTTATAAATCTTagaattctaaaataaaaaggaTTGTCATCAGAAGATTTGTTTAAAGGAAAATACAACTTATGTTGTTTTTCTAAATGACAAGGTCcacatacaatttttttaacacaATATCTTCTCATATTAGATTTTATCATgaaacataagaaaaaaaaggacaaaaaggttaaaaaaaaaacagagaaatggagaagaaagaatacaattaaaaaaacacaaacaattttttttataattctgaATGTAACATAAATCAgaatatcaaaattatatataaagacaaatagaaaagaaaaaagctcaaaattcaaaattcaaagcgAGATACTAAcaaaaaacttaataaaaagTGACAATATCTTGCAGATAAATTTcagttatataattataatgatatttgatatatgatttattaatttttatattttaaaaccgATTTTATGCTTTTtctcaaaattaatttcttttaataattttaagtatttaaattaaatacttgTGTAATGTAATTGTGGACGAAAAATGAACATTAAAGCTATACAATGAAATTAACATGTACtttgctaatttttttatagttttgtaTGAAATTAAGAGTGGTGCTGTTTTGTATTTAAACAAACCGTGCTTCTAAAACGctatttgattttaaatatattgtGATATGCTTATCCTAGTACTTTATGTCTTGGGTAACTTAACGTTAACACCCTTCtccattttgttttttattattgtcCCTTTTCCTTTTCATGGGTCATTTTCTAACCTTTATTCATGAATGGGTTATAAGGGGGCATGTGTTGTAGGTTGGAAGGAATTGTAGCCTTCAAAATGCAGATCACACTTGCTTCTTCCAGTGGATTGTTAAATCAGATTCCTAAACATTATTACTAAACTCACATCATTCATACAATCATCATTTTCATTATTGCTTCCTCTCAACTCAGCTTTCTTAGTCAAGTACTTGCCCCCTTTTATCAAATACCACAACCCCAATGAATCATCAACAAAATCTAGTATCTACCTTAGGTAGGGtttcagaaaaataaaatgtttatggAATAAGAATTCACAATCTTACATGTTAAGTTAAAGCATCATATCAAATACATTTTTTCCTTTACCAATTCATACCAGGTTGAATGCAGAAACTAACAtcttttagatattttataaatatagaaTATGAGAATTATTTGTATTGTTTATTTATGACTCTCtaatgaagttttttttaagcAAATATTTCTTTAACAGGCCCCATAGTTGGGCCTTTGTCCATAAATTTTTAAGCAAATATTTTTTGGTTTTACATAACGTATAATGATGAATGTTTACTTTCTTTTTGACTGGTTAGACAAAAAGTTAAACTAAGTAGTGTGttagtgttaattttttttaagatctGTCTTTAGAACTTAAACCTTTATAATTAAGAGAAAAACTAATTGAGTTTTAGTGGGGACTTAGGCATCAGAATTGTTTTCAACAGTGTCGGCTACTATTAGAATGATTGGAAATAAGTTAAGAAATATGATTaagttatataataatttatgtagCACATGTATGGATACAGACACTGATACGACACGGAAATacgtataatatctaaaatataagATATGGGGATAcagatatatatattatataattttgaactatataaattgaaaataaatatttatgtggaAAAGTATGTCCCAAATTCTTTTGGGAgcatgaatatatttttattattggttcaaaagaatttgttcttatttttataatcataataaaaaattatacaataaatttgagtttttaaaaagttattgtatttatacattTGAATTACACTTCACCGATAAGTATCCTACGAGTGTCGACACGAATACGTGTGTCCGATATGGATATACCATTTAAGAAGAAGTGTATTCGTagataataatagaaaaaagaaaagtaatttGGGGAGAGTAAGTAAAGAAGGAAAAGGGAAAGGGAAAGTAGAGTGAGTGTGGTGTTGTCGGTTGAAATCAAAGGAACCCACACTCAAACTCTTTTGCTTCGGTTTCAGAGTGTTCAAACGGAAATGTCACCATTCGCAGTTGCCGCAGCACCATTCACACTGTCCATTCTCCTTACGCTCGTCTCCGCTCACTactcctcctcttcctcctaCTCTCCGCCCTCTCTGCAAGCTTCGCCGGAGTTCGCCGAGTGGCGATCCGCGCACGCCACCTACTACGCCGCTGCGGATCCTCGCGACGCGGTGGGCGGCGCCTGCGGCTACGGAGACCTCGTCAAGGGCGGCTACGGCATGGCCACCGTGGGCCTCAGCGAGACGCTGTTCGAACGCGGCCAGATCTGCGGCGCATGCTTCGAGCTGCGCTGCGTGGACGACAACCGGTGGTGCATCCCCGGCACCTCCATCATCGTCACGGCCACGAACTTCTGCGCCCCCAACCACGGGTTCACCTCCGATGGCGGTGGCCACTGTAACCCTCCCAACAAACACTTCGTTCTCCCCATCGAAGCCTTTGAAAAGATCGCCATTTGGAAAGCCGGCAACATGCCCGTACAGTACCGCAGGTACTCCAAATTTCTTGCAGATCATTACTCTATACATCAATTATGCATGCTGATGTTTGTTTTCAGCTTTAATTTTGTACTTTACACTTGAGCATTTCTAACAACGTTTCTTTTGTATGATCTTTCTAACCTTCCCTGAGGAATTTATTGAAAGCTTCTAAATCGACTGATTAAAAAACTAGTATAATGCACAAGTGTTGGtaaacttcaataaattttcAGTTAATTATAGAAATAGTGTTTAAAATTTTGGCTCACGACAAGGACCTGTAACACACTtgttatttattgaaaattgtaAGATCGAGAATGGCATTTATTAATGAGTTTAATTTTTGTGCAATGTCACTGTAAGTAGATGTTATGAATTTTAAGTGTGTTATGGcaaaaacaaatttatcatATTAACCACTTTGTGACTGGATGACGAAAGTCTTTTATTACACCATAAATTGTTTACTCTTCAAAGAGAAAGTCGGCTCACAGAATTTTAGGAATGCTTTAAATTATTATACTGAATAATGTGttagcataaaaaaaattagagtgTATTATTAATTTTTCCCCCAGCTCCTTCGAAATCACAATATCTTTGAAGTAAATGATGGTGGTGACAAATTGCTTAGATGATAGTGATGGAAAAAAAATGGCCTACCCAGCATGACGTGGGTCGCAGATTGAAATGCGTTGATAAATAATAATGGATTCAAAACTTTTAAAATGAAGTTTGAGTTTGGTGAAAATTTGGTTCTTCTGGTTTATTTGGGGCTAAGCTTAGCCATAATCAGTACTGGTCAGAAGGCTTAAgtttaattcaaattaaaattttcatgtcTTGCATTTAATCGGGTTCGGGTCTGCCTAGTTAATTCGATTTATTAGCTATTGTAGGtgactatatttttattttttttgcgttgtgattaaatttgaattaaattctaTTTTGAATGTTGTGATGTGTTGGATGCAGGATAAAATGTAGGAAGGAAGGAGGGATGCGATTTACTGTTACTGGTTCTGGAATCTTCATTTCGGTGCTGATCAGCAATGTTGCTGGTCATGGAGACATACTGGCTGTGAAGGTTAAAGGGTCAAGAACGGGTTGGCTCTCCATGGGTCGGAATTGGGGGCAAAATTGGCATGTAAATGCATTGCTGCAGAATCAACCCCTTGCGTTCGAAGTTACTTCTAGTGATGAGAAAATTGTTACGTCTTACAATGTTGCTCCCAAGGATTGGACCTTTGGACAAACCTTTGAAGGCAAGCAATTTGAGACTTGAAATTGAAAGCTCATTGGATTCATGTGATCTTGTTTCAAGGGACCGTTCTCCTTCCCCAAAAAATTTTACCCCGATAGTGCTTTTCTTTctacatttttattcttttggtTTTCTAGAAGACTGTAGATAGCAGATGATTTGGTGGTTTGCAAGGTTGTCAATGGGACGCTGTACcttttcatttattatattaGGAAGttttgtatgaaaaaaaaaaatatatacattccTTGTTGGTCAACAACAAAAACTCTTGCAATGTAAATTTTTGTAAGGCTCTCACAAGACATGTTATCCTGCTACCTTCAAACTTGTCTTAAATTTTACTACTGAAATGATTTCTACTGTAACTGCCTAATTTTTATGAGATTTTTTGTTGAATACATTTATGTATGTACTAGTGTGACTTCTCAGTGCTTTAATTTAACCCTACTGAACTTACTACAGCTGAATGCAAAAACTGGGGCCCTTCAAACTCAACACATGTTCAAGTTTTCCCTTCCCTCAACAGCAAATGACTAAACTGTTCTGCGCTCTGTTGACAGGCCTAAGCCATCTAAAAGTCCTATTCGTATTAAAAACGGGTTAGTTGGGTTCAGACTTGCTTTAAAATGCATAATTGGAACTTTTTGTCGTATAACCCTAATAAACTAATGAATGGtcattaaagttttaattttaacaaattatagCCCATTGATAATCATACACTTGAGCAACAAAAGGGTAAAGAGCTTCGAAACTGGTGTCAAATGAAACAGGACCTGTTAAGACCTGAGGTGATCTACTTATGTCAACAGAATTTTGTCTTACAAACAGAAGGAAAAACATTAAACCGCATCCCTATTAATTATACCAATCCATGAAGAAATCAAACAATGGTTTCGTGGTTGTGCTCAACAATCAATTAATCTGCTCCACCATGACACATCTAAAAAAATTAGTCAAAAGAATAAACAAACGGAAAGCATTATACATCAACATGTCACTACATTCTAGTTAGCCTAAaagatatttatataaaaagcaCAAAAGAATCCCAATTAAATTTGGTTAAAAGCATGTGTGAACTGTTTGTACAGAAACTTGAGTTTCCAATTTTTGTGACTAATACATGAGCTGTTAGCATACAGTAAAacaggaaaaagaaagaaacaaagaGAATTCCAAATTTGGTATATACTATAACAATGATAATCACTCTAAAACTAAATGAATCTAATGCCTTGGAAGGAAACCAGGCAAAAATCGCAAGCTATGGTGGAAGAACTCAACTTCTATTAATCAAAATCGTTGGAGAGTCCTACCGTATACATCCCAGTGGAGGCAGCTGAGGTGATCACATCTAAGGGGAACCAAACCAATGCTACAAACTTCATATCTTCTGATGAGATTCAATAAGCAATGCATTCAACATAACATGAACCCCAGCTTCATAAACAATCCCATCATAATGCATCCCATCATCTGTACACCTGATCCCACAATTCCAACTCAGTGACCCAATATCCAGTAGTTGAAGTGGACCCTCAAACTGCCTCAGCATGCCACTTCTCTTAACCTCTCTCTCATATTCTCCCCGCACTAGATCAGtcatcttctccttcttctcctTTGTATTCAACATGGAGTTCACCAAAGTTGGCATCCCTAGCCAAAACAAGTGTGGCGATCTAACCGCCACAGACTCATCATTGCCAAATTCGGAGGACACAGGCAACAGTGAAGTCACGGAACTCCTCAAAATCTCCAAAGACACACCATAATCCGAAGCATTCACGAAGTGCAGCATGTGCCACAAACCAGAACCCATCACCAGAAGATCAGGATAAACACGATTCCTCTTGAACCCCGCAACCAAACTAGTCAAATTGGTGACGTAAGGTGCCCACATGAAATCCAACATCATCCCCATCTCATCTACCTCAGTGTGATAATCACTATGCCGCTTGAACAAAGACCCTTTAACAGATTCCATACCTTCTGGGTCCAGAACCAAACTCAACAACGAAAGCGCAAAGATTCGAGCTTGCGAATCCCCCGCCACCACGACCCAAGACCCATTAAGCAAAACCGAAACGTCGTGCCGATTAAGCCTCTGAAACTCACACGACTCAACAGAATCCGATCTCTTCCAAGACCAAGACTTTTCGTAGTTCACGGAATTGTTATTCATAGGGTCAAAGTCAAACCCCCTCAGCCTCACCTCCCAGACAATTTCATGAAGCAACGAAACACATGAAGCGCGATCGTCCACGACAACATTAACAGAAGAAGTGGAAACCGACGTGACGAAATCAGAAACCGAAGGAAAATAAGGTGTGAGGTGAACCCCAACAGCGAGAGTGATGAAAAGTGCGCCACTGAAGAAGAGAACCTTGTTGCGACTCAAGTGCCACCCCGCCATACCCATAGGCACAAAGAGAACCACACACGCCGCCAACAACCCCAACTGCACCGCACCTAACATTGCCCGCTTTATTATTCCCAGATCCCTCTGAAACTCACATGTGGGGTTTTGGTTTTTGGAACGACCCGTGAAGGGAAAACCTGAGATCTGAggaaaaaacaaaacttttctcCGACTTCGGAAAAGGGTCGGAGAGAAAGTTGGTGGGGGGTTGTGAGTGGCTTGGGATTGAAGAATTTGAAGGAGATATTGTGATGGGAACGTGATAACAGCAGAAGCGAGATTCAATTCGACAAGAAGTAAAATCTGAACACGGGGTAATTTGAAATTGCTCACATAATACTACAACAACAACACGGTACCGTCGGATTCAAAAACTGGTGCCAATGATTGTGAGTGTTGTGTGACATTTTGCTTGAATCTGGTACTTTTGTTAACTagtgaggtttttttttttttttttcgtttatGGGTATGTTTTTGTGTTACGTTGCAGGTGTCACTGCCACTGCAATGAGGATAAAAAGCATTTCTCAAGCATTTAACATGTATTGTAATCTAATTTTTATACGCTCTAATACaatcttataaaaattatattaaacataactatcattattataaaaattaacaaatttatgGTATATATTTCACCTTCACAATGAATATCAGTTTAGGGACTATTTTCCCATTTCTTAAGTTAAACAATAAAAGATTGGCatataaagaaaagtcaaaCAATAAAAGATTGGCatataaagaaaagtcaaaGAATAAAAGTTTGGcatataaagaaaaagaaagtgtgCTGTTCATTAACATGAATAGTTCACTTATGATATAGTTTAAAATgtgtttttcaattatttattaaagtcttttcatttaaaatacTTACTCTTATAAATTCTTATATAATAGTTGGAGATCTTattttaattagaaataaaactaatttataacaTTTTATAAAGTTTAACTTAAAAACACTTAATTTATACTAATGACTTAACTACTAAAAGATTATGTAAGAAAGATGAGAATAGATAATtgagaataaattaattaataaatagtttcacTGTACTCATGAAATGATTATTGTTTTCATTCATTTAAACACTGATATGGATAGCAAACATGTTTTGTAATCTATATCAAATTTAAGTAACAATACTTCTTTGTTAAATGAGATAGGATAGACTAAAATTACTGTAAATAAACGTACAATGTATGTTAAAGAGCTCAAGTGACTCTATATATCTTTAAATGACTCTAAAGAGCTCAATGTCctttataaataaaacaatttaattaatgagtattaaatattatgaataacaATTATATGACTAATCTAAATGACTCGTAATGATTACTCAGATGATACCACGTGATTAATCTATAAATATTAACTTTTCAGAATGTACAATTTATCTTGTCTCACATACAGAACTGTATTTTATACTTTTACTCGTAGTTTCATGTTAAGAATTTATCTTTATCATATTTGTACTCCTACGGACTTAAACATCGTGAGAGTCTTTTGCAGGTGGATCTCTCCATCTCATCGAAATCCAACTAAAAGCTCGTTTTTTGAAAAACACGCAATCCTCAACAACGAGTTGCACTCTTCGATAAGAACAACTAATAAATTAGTTagtaaatataaaatgatataaaacaatatgattagttatattatataattgaaatttatatttctaaataaaaatatattattctttaatcataatttttcattttttaaaataatgattctTTTTGGTTAAATTTgatagtatttttatttttaaaaattgtatatgtttttaaaatgagttatatatatttttacaattttcgttgtatacaaattttatataatattttttaatttgaatttcataaaattaaaaaaaaaatataataattatttatatccataatattaaaacatattattattattattataaataaattgaaattaaaaataataaaaaatgatctataaggtaaaagtaatagtttataatttataaactataagAAGTTTCTTATAACTTATAATTTAGAAAAGTACtttataacttaaaaattaaaagctCTTAAAATgaggtattttttatttatttattaaacattTGAAGTTAATTTGTAAGGTTAGTAAGGACTACACTATTTATCATCCTACTATCATCATTTTGCCATTTAAGTTTCGCCCATATTTTActacttctttcatttttaCACATTTTACCATTTTGTTACATATGAAACAAAATCATGATATACGATATAAACTTATACGGTGTTGTTgtaattttttacaaaaatgaTGTCAATTTTTTACCAATATGACGGTGACAcgtggaaaaataaaaagtaagttGATAAAATGTAGGATAAAATGTAGAATTTGTTTTGAAAGGTAACAGTAAAAcgtataaaaagaaaacttgatgaataaaagaaacttgaaaaatacGAACAGTTAAATGAGAAAACGTGCTAcaaagtatatatattttttcctttcAAAGCATAAGTAATACGAATTATAAATACTAGCGAAAATACAGAATgtctgtatttttttatttttattgttaacattttttaaattataatattattataacaataattcttaatttaatagaataaataaataaaaataaatgaaaagttaatcaatttaataaaaaggagtaaaataaaaatatggaaaaaaaGTTAGTTAATAAACTGTTacatattcaaaatttaaaattagtaattgtttttaataaaatgataaaatataaattttaaaaataaaataaaacagtttttaattaattataaaaataattagttatttattaaatatttaaaaaataattagttatttattaaatatttaaaaaataataaaatcactGAAATgtctaaaataaaacaataaatattaatataaagataaaattgataaacataaaaaaaataaaaataaaaaatcctctatatatataactatatatatataattatagatAAAATATCCAATCTATTAAAACAAAGGTGTTTAAatgtaagaataaaaaaaaagttcaacAGTGACTAAATTCATACGTATCAAACTCACTCAAGTTTTGAACTTTGTCTGTATCaacaagaataaaataaaataaaataaaataaaaaaactctaGACTAAGATAGCCACATTTATTTATCAGAttccacaatatttatttaaaaagtctaatatttttaatgtaattttatattataaaaataaatatttagtataaataataaattgtaaTTAGATAATAATGTAAAGTTAAAATATAGTATTTTCTATCTCTAAATATTGTATAagaaattctaaaattttgtttgttgtAAAAGATGAGTGAGAAACTTAACGGAAAAGGCAAGGTGAGCGATCTGATGAAAGTGGTAGAAGAAGTGGAGCGAATGAAGTTAAAAGtagagagagtgagagagaaataGAAAGAGATCTGAAAGAGATGAGCTCGGCGCAGAAGCAGGTGTGGGAAGGGGCAATTCCTCTGCAGATTCACCTCCACGAATCTGAAGTCACCACTCTCCCTCCTCCTCCACCCGCTCTCGTATTCTTCTCGCGCCACACTCTTCCTTTTTTCCGTAGGGTTTTTCATCTCACTCAATTAATCGCTTCGTTTCGTTTTCAGGTGTTGGCCCCTCGGATAGGGTACTTGCCTCTGTTGATTTCGCTCGTAAAGCCTCACTTCAGCAGCACGCTTCCCCCTGGACTTGACGCCGTTTGGTTTGACTACAAAGGCCTCCCTCTCAAGTGGTGCGATTACAATACAATGCATTCTCTCGCTGTTTTTCCATTATCGCATTGCGctgattgtttttatttttatttttatgcctTGTGCAGGTATATACCCACCGGTGTTCTTTTTGATCTTCTGTGCGTGGAGCCGGAGAGACCGTGGAATTTAACGGTAATTACTTTCtgattttgttttggtttttctgtTTAGTCAATTTGACCTACCTATCATTTTCTGTTGGAATTTCATTTTGTTTCGTCTGTTTAGTTTGTTCGGTAGGAATTGGCTCATTTAGATTTTGATTGCAGGAAGCAAGTTTAACACGAGAGTTTAATTTTAGTGGCTATGAACTCCTAGGTTAAAATCATTGTCGGTATGACTTTAAGGTAGTTgttgtaaaatttattaaaattatcttattacgACGTTGGTTTGTGATTggatgacatttttttttctcttaagtAAAGCATCTGTAGTTTATTCCATATTTTGAGTAGAGTTTAATCCGTATGTTGCTGTTAGTGTAatctttttttgaaaaaaaccAGCATCCAATAGGAACTCTTCTTGCTGCCTCATGATATTAATAATTAGGATGTTGTGACGATACAGGAAATCCTATTGGATGACTTCATAGAAATTAAATTCCGAGTTTCATATATTCATGTGATTGTAGCCCTATGTCCTGTGAAGGCTACCTTTTAGATTTCTTTCCAATTCATCTCTTGGTGTTGTTATTGAAGAAACAAAG comes from the Phaseolus vulgaris cultivar G19833 chromosome 8, P. vulgaris v2.0, whole genome shotgun sequence genome and includes:
- the LOC137827065 gene encoding expansin-A13, which encodes MSPFAVAAAPFTLSILLTLVSAHYSSSSSYSPPSLQASPEFAEWRSAHATYYAAADPRDAVGGACGYGDLVKGGYGMATVGLSETLFERGQICGACFELRCVDDNRWCIPGTSIIVTATNFCAPNHGFTSDGGGHCNPPNKHFVLPIEAFEKIAIWKAGNMPVQYRRIKCRKEGGMRFTVTGSGIFISVLISNVAGHGDILAVKVKGSRTGWLSMGRNWGQNWHVNALLQNQPLAFEVTSSDEKIVTSYNVAPKDWTFGQTFEGKQFET
- the LOC137827064 gene encoding protein ALTERED XYLOGLUCAN 9; amino-acid sequence: MLGAVQLGLLAACVVLFVPMGMAGWHLSRNKVLFFSGALFITLAVGVHLTPYFPSVSDFVTSVSTSSVNVVVDDRASCVSLLHEIVWEVRLRGFDFDPMNNNSVNYEKSWSWKRSDSVESCEFQRLNRHDVSVLLNGSWVVVAGDSQARIFALSLLSLVLDPEGMESVKGSLFKRHSDYHTEVDEMGMMLDFMWAPYVTNLTSLVAGFKRNRVYPDLLVMGSGLWHMLHFVNASDYGVSLEILRSSVTSLLPVSSEFGNDESVAVRSPHLFWLGMPTLVNSMLNTKEKKEKMTDLVRGEYEREVKRSGMLRQFEGPLQLLDIGSLSWNCGIRCTDDGMHYDGIVYEAGVHVMLNALLIESHQKI